In Chitinophagaceae bacterium, the genomic window TTATTCGAAACAACAGATAAAAGAGAAACTGGGTTTGCAGATTTTTTATCTTTTATTAAAACGGCAAACTCTAATATTTTTTCAATTTTTTCAATATTGGAAATAGGCAATAAAATATGTTCTGATGCTGCACCATTGGACTTTAACAGGCTTTCCGAGTCGTCTTCGGTTTCAATAATAATTTTTTTGGCAGCTTTTTCGGTAGCAAATGAAGCCACTATACAAGTGATTAAAATTAAAATAATGGTGCCGTTTAAAATGTTTTCATCCAGTATGCCGGCATTAAACCCTACCAAAATTACGGCAAGCGTTGCCGCTGCATGTGCGCCACTAAGCCCAAAAATCAATTGCCGCTGTGCTTTGGAATATTTAAAAACAAGTTGTGTAAAAAAGGCCGCTACCCATTTTCCAATAATAGCTACCACCGAAAGTGTTGCGGCAATAATTAATGCCATTGGCCCATTTAAAAGCACACTCACATCTACCAGCATACCTACGCTTATTAAAAAAAATGGGATAAATAAAGAGTTGCCTATAAATTCAATGCGGTTCATTAACGCAGAAGAGTGGGGAATGAGTTTATTTAATGCAAGGCCAGCCATAAAAGCGCCGATAATAGGTTCTACACCGGCTACCTCTGCCAAAAATGCTGCAAAAAATACTACGGAAAGTACAAAAATATAATGCGATTGTTTTTCACTTTCCAGTTTGCGGAAAAACCATTTGGCTATCCTCGGAATAATTAAAAACATGATTACAGAAAATATAGTTAAGGAAACACCCAGTTTCAACCAAAACTCATTACTTAAACTCCCCTGGTGGTTGCCCATAATTACGGCAAGTATTATGAGTACGGCAGTATCGGTAAGAATTGTACCACCTACCGTAATGGCCACTGCCTGGTTTTTTGAAACGCCAAATTTGCTTACTATAGGATAGGCAACAAGTGTATGCGTTGCAAACATACTTGCTGTAAGAAAACTGGTGTTAAAATTATATTTGAGTAAATAAAAACATACCGGGAAGCCAATAGCCAAAGGGATGATGAAGGTGAAAAAGCCAAATAAAATACTTTTATTACGGTTGGATTTAAATTCGTTTAAATCCAGCTCCAGCCCTGCAATAAACATAATATAAAGCAATCCAATAGTAGAAAAAAGGTCAATGGCAGAATTTTTTGCCAGTATATTTAATCCATGCGGGCCAATTACCACGCCGGCAATTATTAAACCAATAATGCCGGGGATATTTATTTTCTTCAATAGTAGCGGCGACAATAATATTATAAAGAGGATCAATGAAAATATCAACACCGGGTTTTTCAAAGGCAATTCTATCTCCGACATAAAATGTCTAAAAAATTCTATCATAAAAATATATTGGTTATTGCTGAATTGATTTTCTAAAGTACATATTTAAATCCAGTTTTTTATTCATTAGCTTTAACGCTATTCTAACAATATTTTATTGAATATTCCCTATGCAAATAAATTTAACCCTTAATAAATAAGAAATAATTTTCTTGTGTTGTAAAAACACAGGAAACCTTTTTAGATAGGAAAGATGCATAATCTTCATTATGCATTTGCTCCAACTTCGCCAGGAGAATAAATAATTTATTTACCCATCCGGTTAAATGCCGAAACCATTTGTTTGCCACGCAACATAATTTTCAACCCTTTTCTTTTTAAAGAAATTGCAGGGTTTTTTTTCTCATGTTCTTCAAGGCTGTATTTGTAGGTATCAATAATATCCCGGTAAGAAAGGATGCCAATTATAGTGCCATCATCATTGGATACAACCGGCAATACATCTATATTTTCTTTTGCCATAGTTTCTACAGCAGTTTTTAATGAATCATTCAGGCTGATGTAAATTTTGTTTCTTTTTATGAGGCTGCCCACCAGGTTTTCCGGGGTGTGTATATTGCTGTATAAATTAGATGCGCTTAATATTCCCCTGTATTCGCCCTGGTTGCTGGAAATTATAAAATAATTGAGCTTATAATCCGGCTCCAAATCCAGCCATTCCCTTACTTCTTTTATTTTATTTTCTTCGCTAATGATTATTCCGTTATCGGTTAATATTTGTTCTACGGTAAGTTTTTCCAGAATATCCGGTTCATAAGAATTGGGTGTATTGATTCCCCTGCGGGCAATTTTTTCCGTCATTATGGTATTATCCATAATAAAATACGACAGGAAATAGGCGCCGGTACAACTGGCCAGTAAAGGCAGCAAAGCATTGGACTGCCCTGTTGTTTCTAATGCAAAAATAATAGAGGTAATAAAAGCCCTTGAAGCGCCTGCAAACATTGCCGCCATGCCCACCAGTGCAGCTAAAGGAATGTAAATACCCGATTGCGGAAAATAATCATTGATTACATGCCCAAAAATTGCACCTGCAGCACCCCCAATGGTAAGTAATGGCGCCAAAGTACCACCCGAAGTGCCACTGCCCAAAGAAACAGACCAGGAAATAAATTTTAAAATACACAACGATAGTAAAAGCTGCATAGAAACAGAGCCCGAAAGGATATCGGCTATATTATTATAGCCAACCCCTAAAGTTCGTGGAGAAAAATATCCCACAATTCCTACAGCAATACCACCTATCATGGGCCACCATGCCCAATGCACGGGTAATTTTTCAAAACTGTCTTCAATAAAGTATACAATTTTAGTAACCAATACCGAAAGCAAACCTACTACAATACCTAATGCGCTATACCATGCAATTGCACTATTAGATGCCGGCTCAATGGTATCAATAATTGGAAAAACAACTCCCGGCCCAAATAAAAAATGATGGCCAGCTGCACCGGTGATACAGGCAAGAGAAACGGGTATTATTGAACGGGGAGAAAATTCGAAAAGTAATAATTCTATTGCCAGAAATATACCTGCAATGGGGCTGCCAAAAATTGCCGACATACCAGCGGTAGCTCCGGCAGCAAGTAATATTTTACGTTCGTTGTTGGAAATTTTCATTATTTGCCCAATGGTAGAACCCAATGCACCACCAGATGCAATAATTGGCCCTTCGGCTCCAAAAGGCCCGCCGGTTCCAATTGAAATAGCCGCTGAAATTGGTTTTAAATATGTAATG contains:
- a CDS encoding cation:proton antiporter, which encodes MIEFFRHFMSEIELPLKNPVLIFSLILFIILLSPLLLKKINIPGIIGLIIAGVVIGPHGLNILAKNSAIDLFSTIGLLYIMFIAGLELDLNEFKSNRNKSILFGFFTFIIPLAIGFPVCFYLLKYNFNTSFLTASMFATHTLVAYPIVSKFGVSKNQAVAITVGGTILTDTAVLIILAVIMGNHQGSLSNEFWLKLGVSLTIFSVIMFLIIPRIAKWFFRKLESEKQSHYIFVLSVVFFAAFLAEVAGVEPIIGAFMAGLALNKLIPHSSALMNRIEFIGNSLFIPFFLISVGMLVDVSVLLNGPMALIIAATLSVVAIIGKWVAAFFTQLVFKYSKAQRQLIFGLSGAHAAATLAVILVGFNAGILDENILNGTIILILITCIVASFATEKAAKKIIIETEDDSESLLKSNGAASEHILLPISNIEKIEKILEFAVLIKDKKSANPVSLLSVVSNNEEAEINLLKTRNKLEEFVKQASATETKVNIITTLDHNAASGITRISREIMADILILGWPQRTGFLDKLIGEKIDAILNNSNKTIFICQLEKPLVLHKRIIIAAPPLTEHENGFSLWLNKFTKLAQELSIPMHIYCNEATQKVMDKLLKKSKSNASVSFTHFTDWEDFLMLSRYINDDDLFVLVSARKGATSYMSVLDNLPAKLKKYFNGNSRFVIYPQEFEDNYNAEPYNEFSAEPLNKGIEAVQKISKGIGSFLKKKE
- a CDS encoding chloride channel protein — translated: MRSNNLHNTGIPISLSLDPTLAIENVQPKKSFNKRRLLFISISAIVIAIGVSIIAKLLVHLIDLITNISFYGNFSFAPITPAENNLGLFVITIPVIGGLIIGLMAYYGSKAIRGHGIPEAMEQILTNKSKIKPTITYLKPISAAISIGTGGPFGAEGPIIASGGALGSTIGQIMKISNNERKILLAAGATAGMSAIFGSPIAGIFLAIELLLFEFSPRSIIPVSLACITGAAGHHFLFGPGVVFPIIDTIEPASNSAIAWYSALGIVVGLLSVLVTKIVYFIEDSFEKLPVHWAWWPMIGGIAVGIVGYFSPRTLGVGYNNIADILSGSVSMQLLLSLCILKFISWSVSLGSGTSGGTLAPLLTIGGAAGAIFGHVINDYFPQSGIYIPLAALVGMAAMFAGASRAFITSIIFALETTGQSNALLPLLASCTGAYFLSYFIMDNTIMTEKIARRGINTPNSYEPDILEKLTVEQILTDNGIIISEENKIKEVREWLDLEPDYKLNYFIISSNQGEYRGILSASNLYSNIHTPENLVGSLIKRNKIYISLNDSLKTAVETMAKENIDVLPVVSNDDGTIIGILSYRDIIDTYKYSLEEHEKKNPAISLKRKGLKIMLRGKQMVSAFNRMGK